The DNA segment TTCAGATAAAAATGACATTGGCAAGGCAACCAAAATAGAAATTAGCGCCAAAACCCGAATTAATTTTTTAATTTTTTGATAATAGAGTTCTTCACTGACTTCCTTCGCCGCATAAATCGCCGGAGCTACTGAAGAAGAGATGGCAACTGGGATGAAATACCAAACTTCAGAAATCCGGGTTGCTGCTGAATAAAGACCTACAGCACTAGCATCAACCATTTCCCCCAACATAATCTGATCTATTTTCAGATAAATCATAACACTGAAACCAGACAACATCAAAGGCCAACTTTCTCTGAGTAAAGTTTTAGCAACTGGTAGACTCCAACGCCACAATATGGAATAACCCTGAACCCTGTAAGCAATGATCAAACCTACTGAAGCTAACCCAACTTCTGCTAATCCAGCCCAGGCAAAAGCAAGTAATGGTGCTTGCATTTTAATCAAAGCAACTTTTATGAGTGCAGTAATAATAAATGCCGTATTTTTAGCAACGACAGTATATTTAGACTGTACTTGAGACTGAAACCAAAAGTCAATTGTATCAAAAGCGTGGAAAAATCCCGCCGTTCCCAAAATCGCTACTAACCCCACAGTCAACTGGTCATCCTGACGCAATACAAAAATAGAGCTAACTGCTAACAGTATACATCCTATTGCACCAGCTAATTTCAGCCAAAAAACCGTCCCTAAAATTTGGTCTTTAACTTCAGGCTCACGCACAATAGAACGGATGACTAAGCCATCTAAACCTAGAGTTGTTAAGGGACTGAATAAAGCGACAAAAGCAGTGGCATAGTTAAAAATACCAAACTGTTGCACTCCTAAATAACGCGCTACCCAAACACCCACAAACAAACCAACACCCATGCGAAGAATGCGGTCAAAAAATAGCCAAGCTATATTTTGAATAACGGCTAACCTTTCAGAACCAACTTTGTGCCGCAGTGAGAAGAGAGTTTTTTTATATTTGTCTAGCATTTGGCTCAAGTATGG comes from the Nodularia sp. NIES-3585 genome and includes:
- a CDS encoding flippase, which codes for MLDKYKKTLFSLRHKVGSERLAVIQNIAWLFFDRILRMGVGLFVGVWVARYLGVQQFGIFNYATAFVALFSPLTTLGLDGLVIRSIVREPEVKDQILGTVFWLKLAGAIGCILLAVSSIFVLRQDDQLTVGLVAILGTAGFFHAFDTIDFWFQSQVQSKYTVVAKNTAFIITALIKVALIKMQAPLLAFAWAGLAEVGLASVGLIIAYRVQGYSILWRWSLPVAKTLLRESWPLMLSGFSVMIYLKIDQIMLGEMVDASAVGLYSAATRISEVWYFIPVAISSSVAPAIYAAKEVSEELYYQKIKKLIRVLALISILVALPMSFLSERIIIMLFGNSYAAAGSILAIHIWASLFVFMGVATSSWFIAEGLTHLSFRRTLMGAITNVFLNLLLIPAYAGVGAAIATVISYGVGSAFANAIDSRTWKIFTLQMTSIIFFRS